GCTTCACACAATCTCTCACACTGTTCAATTTTCAAGGATCGTTACCGCTCTTTTGAAGCGGCTGCTCCGAGGGGAGCGACATTTACTATCTTATCATCTCTTTCGCCCTCTGTCAACATGGTTTTTGTTGGCAGTTTTTCTTTTCTTGCTTCGCAAAAGTGACGCTTGATTAATATATCATCTTTAAATCCCCATGTCAACATATTATTTAATAAAAATTTGATTTTGATATATTACTTCTTTAGTATTACAAAAGAGTAGATATATATTCACTGAATTTCAGAAATTCTGTCTTCCATTTTATAGAAGGCCCGCCTATCCTCTCCCCCCTTTTTTTAAATTATATTCGCCCTGGCAGACGGGTGATATTCACTGGCGTTCTGCATTAATCTCTTTATATTGTTCATGTAGCACAACATATAATGTATAATGTCTATATAAGCTTTGCTTAATCAATCCGTAAAGGAGAATTGCAATGTTTGATTATATGTTAAGTAATGAAGAAGAAGGGGGATACGCCCCTGCCTTTGCTTTAAGCCGTCATAAATTAAGAGCTCTGGCAATAGAAGAAATAGTAAAGCGCTCCTTGTGCAGCTTTGATGAAGCAAGGTGTACATTGTCCATAAAAAGCATGGGGCAGGAATTTGAAGTAACCTATCCTCACGGTGAGGTATATTTTAAAGACAATCCTGAGTTCAAACCTAAGCTGGATTGGAGGTTGCTGATTTTAAATCACTTCTCCTTTGTCAAGGATATCCCCCTGTCAAATAAATGGATATCTTATCGGGAGCTGCCTGATGGCAACGTCTTTTTCCTCAATATAAAGAATAAAGTATTGGATCCTTTAAGCAAGTTCTATGACAGCTGTGACAAGGAAATTTTAAGAGAAGTCTTAAAGGAACTCCAATTTACCGATGTAAGCACCGGCTCCAATATATCGGCGGTACAATGGTTTGCACCTAAAGTCCCGATACTCTTAAAATTCTGGGAGGGCGATGAGGAGATCCATTCCTCCTGTCAGATACTTTTTGATAAATCAACGGGAGACAATATGCATATAGAAGACAGCAGCGGATTATGCTACATAGTCCGGTATATAATTATGGAGCATTACAATTATTTAACTAAGAATAAAGGAAGATGATATAACCACATTTTAAATTTTCGAATATCATATAAATATAAGTCTGTATCCGGAGGTTTTAAATGTATTGCTGCCCCTTTTTTATATGCTCTTTTGTAAGCTCACCCATAGCATTTTATAAATATCCCGAAGTTATTGTAAATTCCCCATATTCATATCCTTACATGTACAGAAAGAAGAAAAAGGATATCGCTCCTAATTTGCAGCAAACTCTTGATATAATAAATTGCTTTAACCCTTCTGTTTATAATACTTATGAGCTTAAATGCATAGCTGCTATAAACACCCGGAAATTCATAAGAGACATGCTTGATATAATGATCAAGGATTCCCATACTTATAAGAAAAAATATAAGAAAAAGTTAAAAGCTAAGAAAAAGCACATATGTGAATGATAAAGAAATGCTTGAGCAAAGAGCTCAAGCATTTCTTATTTGACGATACTGGTTAATATGTGCAAATTGCTCGCTCAGCAGATTATACAAACCCTATGCCATTTCTGCTCTGATTGTCGTGCTAAGGGGGTTAAGGACTCCGTAGCTGCCATTCTGGAGTACCGCTCCATAAATATTTACCTGAGTATGTTTTACTGTTCAATATCCAGTACTTATAAACTCAAAGGGAAGTCCACACTTTTGCACCTTTTTCAGAGGCTTTATCGGCATATAAACTTCTATTGAATTTTTTAATAGCTATAATTGTTTAATAATTCTGTAAATTATTTGCCAATAGTGTAAAATGTAATAGGATAAAATCATTTATTAACTTAAAACATTATACGAGGAGTTGTTACCATGGAGACAAAATTGGAAAAAAAGTACGGCCTTTTTACAGCAATAGCAATGGTTGTAGGGATTGTAATAGGCAGCGGTGTTTTTTTTAAGGCGGAAAAAGTTTTAACTGCAACGGGAGGAAATCTTTCACTAGGTATACTGGCTTGGATCATAGGCGGAATTATTATGATTGCTTGTGCTTATACTTTTGCTGTAATGGCAACTAAATATGAGCATGTAAACGGTATCGTAGATTACGCGGAAGCTGCAATGGGTGAAAAATACGGATATTATGTCGGATGGTTTATGGCGTTGATTTACTATCCGACATTGACATCGGTACTAGCCTGGGTTTCTGCCAGGTATACCAGCGTATTATTCGGATTTTCAATTACCGGCGGAGAATGTATGACTATTGCGTGTCTATTTTTGATAGGTAGCTATGCTCTAAATGCACTGTCACCGGTTTTGGCAGGAAAATTTCAAGTTAGTACAACAGTTATTAAGCTTATTCCACTGGCTTTAATGGCCGTAGTCGGAACAATTGCAGGACTTTTAAACGGTATGACCGTAAGCAACTTTACAACAGTAGTAACACAAGTCAATACTTCCAACGCATTGTTCACCGCTGTTGTTGCTACAGCTTTTGCTTATGAAGGCTGGATTATTGCCACAAGCATCAACGCTGAATTAAAAGATGCAAAGAAAAACCTGCCACTAGCTCTGGTCGCAGGAACTTTTGTTGTTATACTTGTTTATATTCTTTACTATGTCGGACTGGCCGGAGCAGTGCCAAACGAAGTTATGATGAAAGGCGGAGAAGCAGGGGCCAAGTTAGCCTTCCAAACAATATTCTCAACTTTAGGCGGTTCACTGATATTTGTATTTGTTATCATATCTTGTTTGGGGACTTTAAACGGATTGATGCTTGGATGCACTCGCGGTCTTTACTCGGTTGCAGCAAGAGGCTTTGGACCAAAACCAGAAGTATTTAACCAGGTTGACAAAGAAACAAATATGCCTACAAATTCATCTATATTTGGCTTGCTTTTGTGTGGCATATGGTTGTTCTTCTTCTATGGCGCAATCTTAGCAGATCCTATCTGGTTTGGGTTCTTCGGCTTTGATTCTTCGGAATTACCCATAGTTACTATTTATGCAATGTATATTCCTATTTTCTTTATGATTATGAAGAAAGAAACAAGCTTAAGTTTCTTTAACAGGTTTGCAGCGCCTATTGTTGCTTTGGCAGGGTGCGTTTTTATGATTATTGCCGCCTGCTTCTCTCACAAAATGGCAGTTGTTTCATATCTTATAATCTTTATAGTTGTAATGATTATCGGTACTATGTTTGCACAGAAAAAAGCTGATAAGTAGTAGTTAAATTTCTTGAAGTGATGATACATCAGCAGGGACGGTTCTTTTTAGCTTCAAACCAGTTATAGAAGCAAAAAGAACCGTCCCTGATTTTTCAAATTAAAACAATGAGAGGCGCTATCCTTTTTGCGGGGTAACGCCTCTCTCTTACTTTTCCGTATTAGTCCGGATATGGTTCAATAAGTTTCCCTATTGAAACCTGCCTTTAGCCCGAGCATTTTTTTATCATATATCCTCTTATCTGTTCACAAGTTCAATTATTCTTAAGATGAGCAATTCAGCTGCTTCTTCAGATAATCCCATGTCTTTGAGCATAATTAATACCTCGGGAGCTTCAGTTTCAATTTCTTTTAACTTTTGTTCATTTGTTACATCCGGTGTAACGCCAGGTGTGAATATTCTCCGGTCAATCCCAGAAAAGAAAGGCGCCGCATATTGGTCTGACCTCATCTGAAGATAAGGATTATACATTGCTGCAAATTGCCGGTATACGATGGGGCACTGTATATAAAGGCCCAAACCTGAATAAGGATACATGTATTACCTCCATTAATATTAAATCACAATATATGATATGCCGCAGAAAAAAATCTGACAGGATAAACCGGTAAATTATATATATATTAAAATCTTTAAAATATAATTCCTTAAGTTATATAAAACCGTATTTAATCATAAAAATATATTGTCCATTTATGCTCAATAGCATAAATCAATATTTTTAAGGAGATATTCCATATGAGTTTTTATTCCGGAATGCTAAAAGGGAACTCCAATCTTCCTGCCAGAGAAGTCAAAGTTAATAACGAAGCAAAGATTTTAAATGAAGTTGAAGAAAAAAGGCAGAGAAACATAAAGCACTTTTTAAGGGATGACGGCACATACGAGGCTGCAATATACCCTTCACCGGTCCATTATCTAAGCAACGGCAAATATAAAGATATAGACAACAACCTTATTGATTCGTCGGATGAAATGGGTAATCCGGTACTTGAAAATAAAGAAAACGAATATAAGGTAAAAATATCAAAAAATACACGCAGTAAAAAGCTGGTACAGCTTACTAAGGACAATTATGAGCTTTCATGGAATATACAGGGTATCAGAGATACTTCCCCCAGCGTAGTAAGATGGGACTCAAAGTTTTTGAATTCACTGCCGGAAACCGACAGGCTTAAGACCCTTACAAGGGTGGAATCCTCTGCCGATTTAAAAAGCATACTGCCCGGGATAGATATTAAATATAATGTAAGGTCCGATAGATTTAAAGAAAATATAATAATAAATCAAAATACTCCAAACCTGCAGTTTATATATAACATATATGTAAAAAATCTCGGGGCAAAGCTTTCAGGCAGCACCATAGTTTTCTACGATATTGTGAATGAATCAAATGAAATATTCATAATGGGCTTCCCCTATATGATTGATTCCAAGAAAAATGAAAGCACAGACATATTGATATCCCTTAAAGCAAGCAAAGAGGGGTATACGCTGACAGTAATACCCGATAATAACTGGCTGAACAGTGTCGACAGAATATATCCCGTGACAATAGACCCATATGTTGAAACTCCTCAAGACCCTGCGCAAACCTTTGACAGCTATGTCGGCCAAAATACCCCCAGCGAATGGGTATATGCTTCTCCCTCACTAAAAGTGGGGTATAATTCCACTGACGGCCAGACCAGATCCTACATCAGATTTACCCTTCCGCAGCTTACGGCAGCAGAGACAATATATTCTGCAAACCTGGCATTATACCTTACGGGAGTCAGTGCGCCAAATTCCCAGATAGATGTCCATAAAGTTCTTAATAGCTGGAGCTCAAGCTCTATTACATGGAATGGGCAGCCTGGTGCGGATGCAAAAATAGAGGAGTTTCAGATAGTATCTGCTGCAAAGTTTTATTATTTTGATGTGACCGGTATGGTAAAAGATTGGTATAATTCAGGCA
The genomic region above belongs to Oxobacter pfennigii and contains:
- a CDS encoding APC family permease, which gives rise to METKLEKKYGLFTAIAMVVGIVIGSGVFFKAEKVLTATGGNLSLGILAWIIGGIIMIACAYTFAVMATKYEHVNGIVDYAEAAMGEKYGYYVGWFMALIYYPTLTSVLAWVSARYTSVLFGFSITGGECMTIACLFLIGSYALNALSPVLAGKFQVSTTVIKLIPLALMAVVGTIAGLLNGMTVSNFTTVVTQVNTSNALFTAVVATAFAYEGWIIATSINAELKDAKKNLPLALVAGTFVVILVYILYYVGLAGAVPNEVMMKGGEAGAKLAFQTIFSTLGGSLIFVFVIISCLGTLNGLMLGCTRGLYSVAARGFGPKPEVFNQVDKETNMPTNSSIFGLLLCGIWLFFFYGAILADPIWFGFFGFDSSELPIVTIYAMYIPIFFMIMKKETSLSFFNRFAAPIVALAGCVFMIIAACFSHKMAVVSYLIIFIVVMIIGTMFAQKKADK
- a CDS encoding DUF3786 domain-containing protein, which produces MFDYMLSNEEEGGYAPAFALSRHKLRALAIEEIVKRSLCSFDEARCTLSIKSMGQEFEVTYPHGEVYFKDNPEFKPKLDWRLLILNHFSFVKDIPLSNKWISYRELPDGNVFFLNIKNKVLDPLSKFYDSCDKEILREVLKELQFTDVSTGSNISAVQWFAPKVPILLKFWEGDEEIHSSCQILFDKSTGDNMHIEDSSGLCYIVRYIIMEHYNYLTKNKGR